A genome region from Nocardia sp. NBC_01730 includes the following:
- a CDS encoding ATP-binding protein: MSVPDLEANPPGDHNENPTRQATQEALVSGHGRVFQALGDQHNQFITVGNVERVVPRQLPPAPRRFAGREVELGVLTDMLDTAAESGATVVVSAIGGVGGIGKTWLSVHWAHEHLEWFPDGQLFVDLRGFAPTGEPMSVGEAVRGFLHALGEDPATLPVDLDAQVGLYRSLVADRRMLIVLDNARDTPQIAPLLPGGQACTVVVTSRNHLPGLVTVHGAWSVDLAVLSEAESRQLLADHLGADRVAAEPDAVAELLKYCAGLPLALSIVAARATTHALFPLAALAEELRDQKARLDGLNAGEIPLNLRAVFSCSYRALPRDIAGLFGLLSLAPGPDISLPAAAELAGLPVTDARALLRELETAHLVSQPVLGRYRFHDLLRLYATEQARHHLPESSRHAALRRLMDFFLHTAHTAERLLDPHRHPIEIDASGPDCHPLPLPHQTAADAWLEAEHANLLAGQQIAAELGWHAVVWQLAWSLDTFHYRRGHLHEWRSTWEAGLISAREFGAPAVISLAHRLLGDAHLNLGNHNEALRQLGHALRVAEDAADLSAQAHAHRILTWACGRQGDDRRALEHAASALRLYQALDLRAREAAMLNAMGWFESRIGDFEQAQVHCAAALHLCRQQEYRVGEANTLVSLGYVAQRTGRLDGALDFYQAALALFRVLNSTYYQADTLDRIGQIHAATGHSDQAREAWSEALSIYKDKHRPTDADRVQQEIDNLIEGVR, translated from the coding sequence ATGAGTGTTCCTGACCTCGAAGCGAATCCGCCTGGTGACCACAACGAGAATCCGACTCGACAGGCAACGCAAGAAGCGCTGGTATCCGGTCACGGCAGGGTGTTTCAAGCCCTCGGCGATCAACACAATCAGTTCATCACCGTCGGCAACGTCGAGCGTGTCGTGCCAAGACAGCTTCCGCCGGCGCCACGGCGGTTCGCTGGACGTGAGGTGGAGCTGGGTGTACTGACGGACATGCTGGACACTGCCGCGGAATCGGGTGCAACCGTGGTGGTCTCGGCGATAGGCGGTGTCGGCGGGATCGGGAAGACCTGGCTATCAGTGCACTGGGCACATGAGCATCTGGAGTGGTTCCCCGACGGGCAGTTGTTCGTCGATCTGCGGGGATTCGCTCCGACCGGTGAGCCGATGTCGGTCGGTGAGGCTGTGCGGGGCTTTCTGCATGCTCTTGGTGAAGACCCGGCCACATTGCCGGTCGACCTGGACGCTCAGGTCGGACTGTATCGCAGCCTGGTAGCGGACCGGCGGATGCTGATTGTGTTGGACAATGCCCGTGACACCCCACAGATTGCCCCGCTGCTGCCAGGGGGCCAGGCATGTACGGTGGTCGTGACCAGTCGCAACCATCTGCCCGGGCTGGTCACAGTCCACGGGGCTTGGTCGGTGGATCTGGCGGTGCTGTCCGAGGCCGAGTCACGTCAACTGCTGGCTGATCACCTGGGTGCCGACCGGGTAGCCGCCGAGCCGGACGCCGTGGCCGAGTTGCTGAAGTACTGTGCGGGATTACCGTTGGCGCTCAGTATCGTGGCCGCCCGCGCTACCACTCACGCGCTTTTTCCTTTAGCTGCGCTGGCCGAGGAATTGCGTGATCAGAAAGCGCGGCTCGACGGTTTGAATGCCGGGGAGATCCCGTTGAACCTGCGGGCGGTGTTCTCGTGTTCATACCGGGCGCTGCCTCGTGACATCGCCGGGCTGTTCGGGCTGCTGAGTCTTGCCCCGGGACCGGACATCAGCCTTCCAGCGGCGGCCGAGCTGGCGGGATTGCCCGTGACCGATGCTCGGGCACTGCTGCGTGAGCTGGAAACCGCTCACCTTGTGTCTCAGCCGGTGCTCGGTCGCTACCGTTTCCACGATCTACTCCGGCTGTATGCGACCGAACAAGCCCGGCATCACCTGCCCGAAAGCAGTCGGCACGCAGCGCTCCGGCGGTTGATGGACTTCTTCCTGCACACCGCCCACACCGCCGAGCGTCTCCTGGATCCGCACCGTCACCCGATCGAGATCGACGCGTCCGGCCCTGATTGCCATCCGCTTCCCTTGCCTCACCAGACGGCAGCGGACGCCTGGCTCGAAGCCGAGCACGCCAATCTGCTGGCTGGGCAGCAGATCGCGGCCGAGCTGGGCTGGCACGCCGTGGTGTGGCAGTTGGCCTGGTCTCTCGACACCTTTCACTACCGGCGAGGACATCTGCACGAATGGCGCTCGACCTGGGAGGCCGGGCTGATCTCTGCACGCGAATTCGGGGCCCCTGCGGTGATCTCATTGGCGCACCGGCTTCTCGGCGACGCTCACCTCAATCTGGGCAACCACAACGAAGCGCTTCGCCAGTTGGGCCATGCCTTGAGGGTGGCCGAGGATGCCGCCGACCTTTCCGCGCAGGCCCATGCCCACCGCATTCTCACCTGGGCGTGCGGACGGCAGGGCGACGACCGGCGTGCGCTGGAGCACGCCGCAAGCGCGCTACGGCTGTATCAAGCTCTGGACCTGCGGGCTCGGGAAGCCGCGATGCTCAACGCGATGGGTTGGTTCGAGTCCCGGATCGGCGACTTCGAGCAGGCACAAGTCCACTGTGCGGCGGCGCTTCACCTGTGCCGCCAGCAGGAGTACCGCGTGGGTGAGGCAAATACACTGGTCAGCCTGGGGTATGTGGCTCAGCGCACCGGTCGGCTCGATGGCGCTCTCGACTTCTATCAGGCTGCTCTCGCGCTGTTCCGTGTTCTCAACAGCACGTATTACCAAGCGGACACCCTCGACCGTATCGGTCAGATCCACGCCGCGACGGGCCACTCCGACCAGGCTCGAGAAGCTTGGTCCGAGGCCCTATCGATATACAAGGACAAGCACCGTCCGACCGACGCGGATCGCGTCCAACAAGAAATCGACAACCTCATCGAAGGCGTTCGGTGA
- a CDS encoding cupin domain-containing protein — translation MTCCISAGEQCDPDIHDQDEIAFIYRGFGEVVVGQCVSPVRQGDVVFIPRNVDHIFSNTNPEGDLAFFSVWWPLTEPD, via the coding sequence ATGACTTGTTGCATCTCGGCGGGTGAGCAATGCGACCCGGACATACATGACCAAGACGAGATCGCGTTCATCTACCGCGGATTCGGTGAGGTCGTCGTGGGCCAGTGTGTTTCGCCGGTGCGCCAGGGAGACGTCGTCTTCATTCCGCGCAACGTCGACCACATCTTCAGCAACACCAATCCCGAGGGGGATCTGGCTTTCTTTTCGGTGTGGTGGCCCCTGACGGAACCGGACTGA
- a CDS encoding D-cysteine desulfhydrase family protein — translation MAEIPVDLARFDRVPLGNWPTPLEDCPRLSKALGGPRILVKRDDVNGLGVGGNKLRKLEFLLGAALADGADTIVTFGGVQTNHGRQTAAACARLGLRCELVLTRQVTRLPGSRSLTAPRDGEAYERSGNVALDLLFGARVHVCDDGAHAEATYQRIVEELSSAGRKVVPLPIGGSDGVGVLGYLAAAIELRDQLAKVAKTNRIVCAIGSAGTAAGLALGTALLDWPVIVDAASVSNTVPECSADIERLVSDAAALLGVRAPRLDHVRVTDRALGDGYGLPTPVVWDAIRLFGRTEGITLDPVYTGKAAAALIDAVRTGDIPATETVVFVHTGGLPGLFGYAPELIEEAQG, via the coding sequence ATGGCCGAGATCCCGGTCGATCTAGCCCGTTTCGACAGGGTTCCTCTGGGCAATTGGCCGACACCTCTGGAAGACTGCCCACGTCTGTCGAAGGCGCTCGGCGGGCCGCGCATTCTTGTCAAGCGGGATGACGTCAACGGGCTCGGGGTCGGCGGGAACAAGCTGCGCAAGCTCGAGTTCCTGCTAGGTGCGGCGCTCGCCGATGGCGCCGACACGATCGTGACCTTCGGCGGAGTGCAGACCAATCACGGCCGACAGACCGCGGCCGCGTGTGCCCGTCTCGGGCTGCGGTGCGAGCTGGTTCTGACCAGGCAGGTGACCCGGTTGCCCGGGTCACGTTCGCTCACGGCGCCTCGGGACGGCGAGGCGTACGAGCGGTCCGGCAACGTCGCGCTCGACCTGCTCTTCGGTGCGCGGGTGCACGTCTGCGACGATGGCGCGCATGCTGAGGCGACCTATCAGCGGATCGTCGAAGAATTGTCGAGCGCGGGTCGCAAGGTCGTCCCGCTTCCGATTGGAGGATCCGATGGTGTTGGCGTACTCGGCTATCTTGCCGCCGCCATCGAGCTGAGGGACCAGCTTGCGAAGGTAGCGAAGACAAACCGGATCGTGTGCGCGATCGGCAGTGCTGGTACCGCGGCCGGCCTCGCGCTCGGCACAGCGCTGCTGGACTGGCCGGTGATCGTCGACGCGGCGTCCGTGTCGAACACCGTGCCGGAGTGCTCGGCCGACATCGAACGACTCGTCAGCGATGCAGCCGCACTGCTCGGCGTTCGGGCTCCGAGACTGGACCACGTCCGGGTGACCGACCGCGCGCTCGGCGACGGCTACGGATTGCCCACGCCTGTGGTGTGGGACGCGATCCGGCTGTTCGGCCGCACCGAGGGAATCACTCTGGACCCGGTCTACACCGGTAAGGCCGCCGCGGCCCTCATCGACGCGGTACGCACCGGCGACATCCCGGCCACTGAAACGGTGGTGTTCGTCCACACGGGAGGTCTCCCCGGTCTGTTCGGCTATGCGCCCGAGCTGATCGAGGAGGCCCAAGGCTGA
- a CDS encoding D-alanyl-D-alanine carboxypeptidase family protein: protein MRTFARLLQSAVVGALVVAAGHGVTAAPAASDIHIQLPWLTAEPDAVQASGAALADGITGTVLWSRRPNTPVPIASITKVMTALVVINAGDLDRTITVPQEIIAYGTKYDGSNAGLVPGEVLTARQLLYAMMLPSGCDAAYTLAEAYGPGQDGFIAKMNDTARQMGLAGTYFTDPSGLPAPTDHSTYSTPADLVALGLRAMSLPVFRDIVRSQSYHLPAGPGNRDHLWQTTNRMLHDYPGTIGIKTGYTDAAGTCLLFETIRAGIPLIGVVLHSSLDSDVAAKDDAERMLNWAYDPILSALAIS from the coding sequence ATGCGAACATTTGCCCGATTGTTGCAGTCTGCCGTCGTCGGGGCACTGGTCGTGGCGGCCGGTCATGGCGTCACGGCCGCCCCCGCCGCGAGCGACATCCATATTCAGTTGCCCTGGCTGACTGCCGAGCCGGACGCAGTGCAGGCGTCGGGAGCAGCGCTGGCAGACGGAATCACCGGCACGGTGCTGTGGTCGCGACGGCCGAACACTCCGGTCCCGATAGCCAGCATCACGAAGGTGATGACGGCACTGGTCGTGATCAACGCCGGCGACCTCGACCGGACTATTACCGTGCCGCAAGAAATCATCGCCTACGGCACCAAGTACGACGGAAGCAACGCAGGCTTGGTCCCCGGCGAGGTGCTCACCGCACGACAGCTCCTATACGCGATGATGCTGCCGTCCGGCTGCGACGCCGCCTATACCCTTGCCGAGGCCTACGGGCCCGGCCAAGACGGCTTCATCGCCAAAATGAATGACACCGCGCGTCAAATGGGCCTGGCGGGAACATATTTCACCGACCCCAGCGGGCTGCCCGCCCCCACCGACCACTCCACCTACTCCACACCGGCGGACCTGGTGGCCCTCGGCCTGCGCGCGATGAGCCTGCCGGTGTTCCGCGACATCGTCAGGTCGCAGAGCTATCACCTGCCCGCCGGCCCGGGCAACCGCGATCATCTCTGGCAGACCACGAACAGGATGCTGCACGACTATCCCGGCACTATCGGCATCAAAACCGGATACACCGACGCTGCGGGAACCTGCCTGCTGTTCGAGACCATCAGGGCAGGAATACCGCTGATCGGTGTGGTCCTGCACAGCTCACTCGACAGCGACGTCGCCGCAAAGGACGACGCCGAGCGCATGCTGAACTGGGCCTACGACCCGATCCTCAGCGCGTTGGCGATCAGCTAG
- a CDS encoding TauD/TfdA family dioxygenase, protein MSASDIEHLNKLTISLSELAEHIDDGEFLAHVAVRANALPHDLRLFMEDFRVSGRSPACLVRGYPIDEARIGPSPTVCNRRRFGSPADPYLRFDQDYVDWPDDVDGISEAVEALRRVIDESLIHLPLRSGDFLVLDNRRAVHGRSSFTPTYRGTDRWLKRLNITRNLERSRHLRRSALDRVIYV, encoded by the coding sequence TTGTCCGCCAGCGATATCGAACACCTGAACAAGCTCACAATCTCACTGAGCGAACTCGCCGAGCACATCGACGACGGAGAGTTTCTGGCCCACGTGGCGGTGCGGGCGAACGCGTTGCCGCACGACCTGCGGCTCTTCATGGAGGACTTCCGAGTAAGCGGCCGATCACCTGCTTGTCTGGTGCGCGGCTATCCGATCGATGAGGCGCGGATCGGCCCATCACCGACGGTCTGCAATCGCCGGCGCTTCGGCAGCCCAGCAGATCCCTACTTGAGGTTCGACCAGGATTATGTCGACTGGCCGGACGATGTCGACGGGATCAGCGAGGCGGTCGAGGCGCTGCGGCGGGTGATCGACGAAAGCCTGATCCACCTACCGCTGCGATCGGGTGACTTCCTGGTGCTGGACAACCGACGCGCGGTGCACGGCAGGTCGTCGTTCACGCCCACCTATCGAGGAACCGACCGCTGGCTCAAGCGGCTCAACATCACCCGAAACCTCGAGCGCTCTCGGCACCTTCGCCGGTCCGCACTGGATCGAGTGATCTACGTCTGA